A genomic stretch from Chitinophaga agri includes:
- a CDS encoding DUF3857 domain-containing protein: MYSYKIVLLSTLLLSTAYQAGAQSKQEKKYQEDATLVKQEIWDAKDPAFARTDIPEKYSNESAVIIAMNFTLGADHSRRQDNIAVTMHERIKIQDKAALEDYSEFSLQKLKSGGWANGVRLTSFMGIRVIKPNGQQRDIDMNDAVNVKDEQNDKKQKIAISDLQVGDIIDFYVKMNKEASSFYASPDPLDYSIGEKYPMLDFSLNVRVDKRMGVSWRYLNDEQSALKRSQDGDEYTFSIHKTDVPKVTDERWLYEQRSLPTLRLAYNGLKSREFTNGMDEERIRRFLTYEIISVGASYPTLGSIIKGFPDVLDYFATKAGVKQRDMDKRTIAELAYYYIRYASLYKETSISPSIEVGQARKTYSPREHYTANVFRQLLNRYDIPTELAATVPRSVGTLQDVVSLDDLSYFIIAYPGDKPMYCSMGSMLSYPDELSPQVEGQQAYTVSVTGSSKQKDASFKKIALPVSSAEQNADKEKINVTFAADNLQQLNIDRVIRVTGHYRYSYMDMLLYEDMLHEERKNLHVSSSMDDDLLAYGPYKKRSYEYDVAFKKARKDMDETVQDNISSEYGTKPTAVTHFETPELGLEKQNKPLTIQESFTMDGFVKKAGNNYMLDIGRLLTEQIALSPEERKRTYDINMSFARTVSYDILVNIPQGYQVEGAENLNKSVNNDAGSFETSAKTEDGKLILTVKKVYKHAYEPSANWEQMMSFMDAASDFNKQKVLLKKM; this comes from the coding sequence ATGTATAGCTACAAAATTGTATTACTTTCTACTCTTCTGCTGAGTACCGCCTATCAGGCTGGCGCTCAGTCCAAACAGGAAAAAAAGTACCAGGAAGATGCCACCCTGGTAAAACAGGAAATATGGGATGCTAAAGACCCCGCCTTCGCCAGAACAGACATTCCCGAAAAATACAGCAATGAATCGGCTGTCATCATTGCCATGAACTTCACATTAGGTGCAGATCATAGCCGCCGTCAGGACAATATCGCCGTTACCATGCATGAGCGCATCAAGATACAGGATAAAGCGGCATTGGAAGACTACTCCGAGTTCAGTCTGCAGAAACTGAAAAGCGGTGGATGGGCAAATGGTGTCAGGCTCACCTCTTTCATGGGCATACGCGTCATTAAACCCAATGGACAACAACGGGATATTGACATGAACGACGCCGTGAACGTAAAAGATGAACAGAACGACAAAAAACAAAAGATCGCCATCTCGGATCTGCAGGTAGGAGATATTATCGACTTCTACGTAAAAATGAATAAAGAAGCGAGCAGCTTTTACGCATCTCCCGATCCACTGGATTATTCAATCGGTGAGAAGTATCCCATGCTGGACTTTTCACTGAACGTGCGTGTCGACAAGAGAATGGGCGTATCCTGGCGTTATCTGAATGATGAACAGTCCGCACTTAAACGCAGTCAGGACGGAGATGAATATACATTCTCTATTCACAAGACAGACGTTCCCAAGGTAACAGACGAGCGTTGGTTATATGAGCAAAGATCATTACCGACGTTACGCCTGGCCTACAATGGACTCAAAAGCAGGGAATTCACGAACGGTATGGATGAAGAACGCATCCGTCGTTTCCTGACATACGAGATCATCAGTGTAGGTGCGTCCTATCCTACACTTGGCAGCATCATAAAAGGCTTTCCTGATGTGCTGGATTACTTTGCAACAAAAGCAGGTGTAAAGCAAAGAGATATGGATAAACGGACCATCGCAGAACTGGCTTACTATTACATCAGGTACGCATCTCTTTACAAAGAGACTTCAATAAGCCCCTCTATAGAAGTAGGACAGGCAAGAAAGACCTATTCTCCCCGTGAGCATTATACCGCCAACGTATTCAGGCAACTGCTGAACCGCTATGACATTCCAACTGAACTGGCGGCTACGGTACCACGCAGCGTAGGAACCCTGCAGGATGTAGTCTCCCTGGACGATCTGAGCTACTTCATCATCGCCTATCCCGGAGATAAACCGATGTATTGCTCCATGGGCAGCATGCTCAGTTACCCCGATGAATTGTCTCCGCAAGTGGAGGGACAGCAGGCCTATACGGTAAGCGTAACAGGTAGTTCCAAACAAAAAGACGCCTCATTTAAAAAGATCGCCCTGCCGGTGAGCAGCGCGGAGCAGAATGCGGATAAAGAAAAGATCAATGTGACCTTTGCAGCCGATAATTTGCAACAGCTGAACATTGACCGCGTTATCCGTGTGACAGGACACTATCGCTATAGCTATATGGACATGTTACTGTATGAAGATATGCTGCATGAAGAACGCAAAAATCTACATGTCTCTTCATCAATGGACGACGACCTGCTGGCGTACGGCCCATACAAAAAAAGAAGCTATGAATATGATGTTGCCTTCAAGAAAGCCCGTAAAGACATGGACGAAACAGTACAGGACAACATATCCAGTGAGTATGGCACTAAACCCACCGCTGTCACTCATTTTGAGACTCCTGAACTGGGCCTTGAAAAACAGAACAAGCCTTTAACTATCCAGGAATCATTTACCATGGATGGTTTTGTTAAGAAAGCAGGGAATAACTATATGCTGGATATAGGTAGACTGCTCACCGAACAGATCGCACTGTCACCGGAAGAGCGTAAACGTACCTATGATATCAACATGTCTTTCGCCCGTACTGTGTCATACGACATACTCGTTAATATCCCCCAGGGATATCAGGTGGAAGGTGCGGAAAACCTGAACAAATCTGTTAACAACGATGCCGGTTCATTTGAAACCAGCGCCAAAACAGAAGATGGAAAGCTTATACTGACTGTTAAAAAAGTATACAAGCATGCTTATGAACCATCTGCTAACTGGGAGCAAATGATGTCATTTATGGATGCTGCATCCGATTTTAACAAACAAAAGGTACTGCTGAAGAAGATGTAA
- a CDS encoding glycosyltransferase family protein: protein MRYKMLASLPVYGALPVAIPDTFYSVGFPVQFFIADGTDWVGNFAPGDTNFDGVYSFRQSENILVIAGGSGYVIHPDSKTAVASCGSDIENLFVLEDGRMVLHQRMSLMVFETDGTCWKTARISWNGLKDVHVKGNVVSGLAMAYGSNYDKQWVEFRYDIDSRILTGGGYH, encoded by the coding sequence ATGCGATATAAGATGCTGGCATCCCTGCCTGTCTATGGCGCCCTGCCTGTTGCAATTCCTGACACGTTCTATTCCGTAGGCTTCCCGGTACAGTTTTTTATAGCTGATGGAACTGACTGGGTAGGTAACTTCGCGCCAGGTGACACGAACTTTGATGGTGTATATTCATTTCGCCAGTCGGAAAACATTTTAGTCATAGCGGGAGGAAGCGGGTATGTGATACATCCGGATAGCAAAACCGCTGTTGCATCATGCGGGTCAGACATTGAGAATCTGTTTGTACTGGAAGATGGGAGAATGGTGTTGCATCAACGCATGTCATTGATGGTATTCGAAACGGATGGGACATGCTGGAAAACGGCGCGTATTTCCTGGAATGGGTTAAAAGATGTGCATGTTAAGGGGAATGTGGTGTCAGGATTGGCGATGGCGTATGGTAGTAACTATGATAAGCAGTGGGTTGAATTCAGGTATGACATTGATAGCAGGATATTAACTGGTGGGGGATATCATTGA
- a CDS encoding glycoside hydrolase family 2 TIM barrel-domain containing protein, whose protein sequence is MSLRKILISACLLLSVASYGQTKKLRLLRDQLLDDYWQFTKDSLPGAEKADFPDNNWRTVHLPHDWAIEDLPGQNDSTIIGPFYKYSPAREHGAYVVGGTAWYRKSFILPPLAGQTVAIHFEGVYRHADVWINGHPLGNHPYGYTPFTYDLTPYLAPAGQKNVVAVRVRNEGLNARWYTGAGIYRHVHLQVLPAAHLIKDSTFISFPEAGKQQAIVQVTTAIRGNNNDHKIIEISLKDSTGQVIATAAQPVQLNGTTPVTVMKQLTVTNPCLWSPARPYLYTTAIRLIDTLQTQKPAYPDELIYQTGIRRISISAGKGFLLNGTRLLLKGGCLHHDNGLLGAAAFDRAEERKVELMKANGFNAIRTSHNPPSEKFLEACDRLGMLVIDEMFDVWTEQKLPQDYHVSFPEWWERDLRSIVLRDRNHPAVVMWSIGNEIPERADPDGLAIARDMIQAIHRYDTTHAITAGVPEFWDRPYKWTAADPVFAMLDVAGYNYQWQNYALDARRVPGRIIMGTETFPSQLYDAWNQVQGLPYVIGDFVWTAMDYLGEAGIGHQTYNGAGAGRRTFPWINANCGDIDLIGNKKPQSFYRDVVWRNSPVEMLVHAPVAKGKQEKVSRWGWPDESASWNWSGMNDTVMQVRVFARAKKIDLILNDFRIAMKEIADDTPLTVTFDVPYKPGVLTAFAYDAKGNETGFKTLATTNPPVAIRLKADHTQIPAGNGSLAYVQVEIVDDLGRVVPTANLPLELTINGAGSLAGAGNACPDCPASFQQLRIKTYQGRALVILRASERPGEISLQAKNNGLKKAKISITTQRIKFGRRLFVASSSLVRRLYILRISDLPAECMQSAGSILPFFI, encoded by the coding sequence ATGAGTCTGAGAAAAATTTTAATATCAGCCTGCCTGCTGCTGTCTGTTGCATCCTATGGTCAGACGAAAAAACTGCGGCTGCTGAGAGATCAGCTGCTGGACGACTACTGGCAATTCACGAAAGATAGTCTGCCGGGAGCAGAAAAAGCAGACTTCCCCGATAACAACTGGCGGACCGTCCACCTCCCGCATGACTGGGCCATAGAAGACCTGCCTGGTCAAAACGACAGCACTATCATCGGGCCTTTCTATAAATACAGCCCCGCCCGGGAGCATGGCGCCTACGTGGTAGGAGGCACTGCCTGGTACAGAAAATCCTTCATCCTGCCTCCGCTTGCCGGACAAACCGTCGCTATCCATTTTGAAGGCGTCTACAGGCATGCTGACGTCTGGATTAACGGTCACCCGCTCGGCAATCACCCATATGGGTACACGCCTTTCACCTACGACCTGACACCTTACCTGGCTCCCGCAGGCCAAAAGAACGTCGTAGCCGTCAGGGTCCGCAATGAAGGACTGAATGCCCGCTGGTATACTGGTGCTGGTATCTACAGGCACGTGCATCTTCAGGTACTGCCTGCCGCCCACCTCATAAAAGACAGCACGTTCATCTCCTTCCCGGAAGCAGGTAAACAACAGGCTATTGTGCAGGTAACGACAGCCATCAGGGGAAATAATAACGACCACAAGATCATAGAGATCAGTCTGAAAGACAGTACTGGACAGGTCATCGCCACTGCGGCACAGCCAGTACAGCTCAATGGCACAACACCTGTAACTGTCATGAAACAGCTGACTGTCACCAACCCTTGTCTATGGTCACCGGCACGACCTTACCTGTATACCACCGCCATCCGGCTAATCGACACACTACAAACCCAAAAACCTGCCTATCCCGATGAACTGATCTATCAGACAGGCATACGGCGCATCAGTATCAGTGCGGGCAAGGGCTTCCTGCTGAATGGAACGCGCCTCCTGCTGAAAGGAGGTTGTCTGCATCACGATAACGGACTCTTAGGCGCCGCGGCTTTCGACCGGGCAGAAGAAAGAAAAGTGGAACTGATGAAGGCGAATGGATTCAATGCCATCCGGACAAGTCATAATCCGCCGTCAGAGAAATTCCTGGAAGCCTGCGACCGTCTCGGCATGCTGGTGATAGACGAAATGTTTGACGTATGGACAGAACAGAAACTTCCGCAGGACTATCACGTATCCTTCCCTGAATGGTGGGAGCGGGACCTCCGCAGCATTGTACTGCGTGACAGAAATCATCCTGCTGTCGTTATGTGGAGCATCGGCAACGAGATCCCTGAAAGGGCAGATCCGGACGGACTGGCCATCGCCAGAGATATGATACAGGCCATCCACCGGTATGATACTACACATGCCATCACCGCCGGGGTACCTGAGTTCTGGGACCGCCCTTACAAATGGACGGCTGCCGATCCTGTATTTGCCATGCTGGATGTAGCCGGCTATAACTACCAGTGGCAGAATTATGCCCTGGATGCCCGCCGCGTACCAGGACGTATCATAATGGGCACAGAAACATTCCCCTCCCAGTTGTATGACGCCTGGAACCAGGTGCAGGGATTGCCATATGTGATTGGTGATTTCGTATGGACAGCCATGGACTATCTCGGAGAAGCGGGTATCGGTCATCAGACCTACAATGGCGCTGGCGCTGGCCGGCGCACCTTCCCCTGGATCAATGCGAACTGCGGTGATATCGACCTCATTGGCAATAAAAAACCCCAGTCCTTCTACCGCGATGTCGTATGGCGGAATAGCCCGGTAGAAATGCTCGTTCATGCGCCCGTCGCAAAGGGCAAACAGGAAAAGGTCAGCCGCTGGGGATGGCCAGACGAATCAGCGTCCTGGAACTGGTCGGGCATGAACGATACCGTTATGCAGGTTCGCGTATTCGCACGGGCTAAAAAGATCGACCTTATCCTGAATGATTTCCGGATAGCCATGAAAGAGATCGCCGATGATACCCCCCTAACCGTCACCTTCGACGTTCCCTATAAACCGGGGGTATTAACAGCATTTGCCTATGACGCCAAAGGCAATGAAACCGGCTTTAAAACGCTCGCTACCACTAATCCGCCCGTCGCTATCCGCCTGAAGGCGGACCATACCCAGATCCCTGCCGGCAATGGGTCACTGGCATATGTGCAGGTGGAGATCGTGGATGACCTGGGCAGAGTGGTACCTACCGCTAATTTACCATTAGAACTGACCATAAATGGTGCAGGGAGTCTGGCAGGAGCAGGGAATGCCTGTCCGGATTGTCCGGCCAGCTTCCAACAACTCCGCATAAAAACGTATCAGGGACGCGCATTAGTCATTTTAAGGGCCAGTGAACGGCCAGGCGAGATAAGTCTCCAGGCAAAAAACAATGGTCTAAAAAAGGCTAAAATCAGCATTACAACGCAGCGGATAAAGTTTGGCCGTCGCTTGTTCGTCGCTAGTTCGTCGCTAGTTCGTCGCTTGTATATCCTGCGTATATCCGACCTACCAGCTGAATGTATGCAGTCAGCTGGTAGTATTTTACCGTTTTTTATTTAA
- a CDS encoding PAS domain-containing sensor histidine kinase — MGQVNRLEALLAYQTSIMEMLLEHVPAEQILPQITSWINSLEKDLTATITPIETPVAAPANSSHTVPLTGKQGKCHGSLVLSYRSGKQPATTDHHFWKLVARTIVMVIEHGTTSGTNHISQTDDWTEAQLINKERENFYQLLMDAPAVIAVLSGPEHVYLLANKMYMQTIGAEREIVGKPIREALPELADQGIYELLDDVYRTSQPFIGHEIEIGLDKYGTGIRENVFFNFIYQPIKDATGKVFQILVHAIDVTQSVMQRRRAEQSEERFKSFVAQSPTPIGIYVGKELRIHTINDAILEAWEKDRSVIGKTFREALPELEGQPFFELLDNVYETGITHHAVEEKVLLMRNGVLTPTYYNFTYTALRNEHGEIYGVMNTAMEVTEQVKAKQQLAEAEENLRTAIEVAKLGDWKINLQTGEITLAERKQAWFGALPGEPITAEEATACMTDPSIMQQAIENALQPGSDRIINIEYEITNFRTGEKRMIQTSGKVLLDDAAQPYIIVGISQDITEERQRQQELERLVNERTRALSLANEELQEVNKSLEKVNNNLEQYAYVTSHDLQEPLRKIKIFSDILLNRSADTTDTFTRKYLSKIDISVNRMTALISDLLNFSRLNRSENTFVPTDINLIIEEVKEDFELAIREKNVTLNVSPLQQIAAVPLQIRQLFFNLIGNAIKFSRQDMTPQINISGHLLSAAEISTHPQLNPSWSWYEIIVSDNGIGFEQRHAEKIFTLFQRLHTRDVYSGTGIGLALCEKVVSNHHGIIYARGVVNEGASFHILIPIKQ; from the coding sequence GTGGGACAAGTAAACCGGCTGGAAGCATTGTTAGCGTATCAGACCAGCATTATGGAAATGCTGTTGGAACATGTACCTGCTGAACAGATCCTCCCACAGATCACTTCCTGGATAAACAGTCTGGAGAAAGATCTTACTGCCACGATCACACCCATCGAAACTCCCGTTGCTGCCCCTGCTAACAGTTCTCACACGGTTCCGTTAACAGGAAAACAAGGAAAGTGCCACGGAAGTTTGGTGCTCAGTTACAGATCAGGTAAGCAACCTGCTACAACAGACCATCATTTCTGGAAACTTGTGGCCCGTACCATCGTCATGGTCATTGAACATGGCACAACCAGCGGGACAAATCATATTTCTCAAACAGATGATTGGACGGAGGCACAACTTATCAATAAAGAGCGTGAAAATTTCTATCAATTACTGATGGATGCGCCGGCCGTCATTGCGGTATTGAGCGGTCCCGAACATGTATATCTGCTTGCGAATAAAATGTACATGCAAACTATAGGAGCTGAAAGAGAGATCGTAGGTAAACCAATCCGGGAGGCACTACCTGAACTGGCAGATCAGGGTATCTATGAATTACTCGACGATGTGTACCGCACCAGTCAGCCGTTTATAGGACATGAAATAGAAATAGGCCTGGACAAATATGGCACTGGTATACGTGAAAATGTATTCTTCAACTTTATCTATCAACCTATCAAAGATGCTACCGGCAAGGTATTTCAGATACTTGTGCATGCCATTGATGTCACTCAGTCCGTCATGCAGCGCAGAAGGGCCGAGCAAAGTGAAGAAAGATTTAAAAGTTTTGTCGCACAGTCGCCTACGCCGATTGGTATTTATGTCGGTAAAGAACTACGGATCCATACTATTAACGACGCCATACTGGAAGCGTGGGAGAAAGACCGTTCTGTCATCGGGAAAACCTTCCGCGAGGCGCTACCAGAGCTGGAAGGACAGCCCTTCTTTGAACTGCTGGACAACGTATACGAAACAGGGATCACTCATCACGCAGTAGAAGAAAAAGTACTGCTGATGAGAAATGGCGTTCTCACACCTACCTACTATAACTTTACCTATACAGCATTGCGGAATGAACATGGCGAGATCTATGGCGTCATGAATACTGCAATGGAAGTCACTGAGCAGGTGAAAGCGAAGCAACAGCTGGCAGAGGCAGAAGAGAATTTGCGTACAGCTATTGAAGTTGCCAAACTGGGAGACTGGAAAATCAACCTGCAAACGGGGGAAATCACACTCGCTGAACGCAAACAGGCATGGTTTGGTGCGCTCCCGGGAGAGCCTATTACTGCAGAGGAAGCAACTGCCTGTATGACCGATCCCTCTATTATGCAGCAGGCTATTGAGAATGCATTACAGCCCGGGTCGGATCGAATCATCAACATTGAATATGAGATCACTAATTTCAGGACCGGCGAAAAACGCATGATCCAGACTTCCGGTAAAGTGTTACTGGATGATGCAGCCCAACCCTATATCATTGTGGGTATATCACAGGATATTACCGAGGAAAGACAGCGGCAACAGGAACTGGAAAGACTTGTCAATGAACGAACACGGGCACTGAGCCTCGCCAATGAGGAACTACAGGAAGTGAACAAATCACTCGAAAAGGTCAATAACAACCTGGAACAATACGCTTATGTCACGAGTCATGATCTGCAGGAGCCCCTCCGGAAAATTAAAATATTCTCTGATATCCTGCTCAACAGATCAGCAGACACAACGGACACTTTCACCCGTAAATATCTCAGCAAAATAGATATTTCAGTCAATCGTATGACAGCACTGATCAGTGATCTGCTCAATTTCTCCCGCCTGAACAGGTCAGAGAACACCTTCGTCCCTACCGATATCAATCTCATCATCGAAGAAGTAAAAGAAGATTTCGAACTTGCCATCAGAGAAAAAAATGTAACTTTGAATGTCTCACCCCTGCAGCAGATAGCAGCCGTTCCTCTGCAAATACGGCAACTCTTTTTCAACCTCATCGGTAATGCTATCAAATTCTCCAGGCAGGACATGACTCCCCAAATAAATATCAGCGGGCATCTACTCTCCGCCGCAGAAATTTCCACGCATCCACAATTAAACCCATCATGGAGCTGGTATGAAATCATCGTCAGCGATAATGGCATTGGTTTCGAACAACGTCACGCAGAAAAGATCTTTACCTTATTTCAACGCCTCCATACAAGAGACGTCTACTCCGGTACTGGCATCGGTCTCGCCTTATGCGAAAAGGTGGTGAGCAATCACCACGGGATCATTTATGCCAGGGGGGTCGTTAATGAAGGCGCCAGCTTCCACATCCTTATTCCTATCAAGCAATAA
- a CDS encoding multidrug effflux MFS transporter: protein MEAQMPTRQYWSLILILGTMTALGPFSIDMYLSGYQAIADDLHTTIERIGLSLSSYFIGISAGQLIYGPLLDRFGRKKPLYIGLIVYILASAGCIAARSLDSFVVLRFIQAIGSCAATVASVAMVRDLFPIKDSAKVFALLMLVVGASPMLAPTVGGYITTAWSWQAIFIVLGGMGILLMAACFFFLPESHQPDTSMSLAPRHIINGFWSVMREPQFYTYALTGAFAFSGLFVYVASSPVVFMKILHVSKQHFGWIFAGLSVGFIGSSQLNSLTLRYFRSEQIVRVALVGQAFFGIVFFVGTYLGWFGLASTITLLFLFLSCLGFVNPNASALSIAPFKKNAGTAAALMGALQMGIGGLASAAVSSFESATAVPMTMLMAVTAIIAVTVLFIGAMRITNPVFLHDSSDAVVLH, encoded by the coding sequence ATGGAAGCACAGATGCCGACCCGGCAATACTGGTCCCTGATACTCATACTGGGTACCATGACTGCCTTAGGGCCATTTTCAATAGACATGTATCTCTCCGGCTATCAGGCGATAGCGGACGATCTGCATACAACAATAGAAAGGATTGGTCTTTCCCTGTCGAGCTATTTTATCGGTATTTCCGCCGGGCAGCTCATCTATGGACCATTACTGGACAGATTCGGCAGGAAAAAACCGCTATACATCGGACTGATCGTCTACATCCTTGCCTCCGCAGGATGCATTGCGGCAAGATCGCTCGACTCATTCGTCGTACTGCGCTTTATACAGGCCATTGGTAGCTGCGCCGCTACGGTGGCTTCTGTTGCCATGGTGCGTGATCTCTTTCCTATTAAGGATAGCGCGAAAGTATTTGCCCTGCTGATGTTAGTAGTAGGCGCCTCTCCGATGCTTGCACCTACTGTCGGCGGATATATTACTACTGCCTGGAGCTGGCAGGCTATCTTCATCGTGCTTGGTGGAATGGGTATACTGTTAATGGCCGCCTGCTTTTTCTTTCTACCGGAGAGCCATCAGCCGGACACTTCCATGTCGCTGGCACCCAGGCATATCATCAATGGCTTCTGGTCAGTGATGCGTGAACCGCAGTTTTATACCTATGCCTTAACAGGTGCATTCGCGTTCTCCGGATTATTTGTATACGTCGCCTCGTCACCGGTCGTATTCATGAAAATATTACACGTTTCCAAACAACATTTCGGATGGATCTTCGCGGGATTGTCAGTAGGCTTCATTGGCTCCAGCCAGCTGAATAGTCTGACATTACGTTACTTCCGCAGTGAACAGATCGTCCGTGTTGCACTTGTAGGACAAGCGTTCTTTGGCATCGTATTTTTCGTAGGTACTTACCTGGGCTGGTTTGGACTGGCATCTACAATTACCCTGCTGTTCCTTTTCCTGAGCTGCCTCGGGTTTGTCAATCCGAATGCATCTGCATTGAGCATTGCGCCTTTTAAAAAGAATGCGGGTACCGCAGCAGCGTTGATGGGCGCTTTGCAAATGGGCATCGGCGGACTTGCATCTGCTGCTGTGAGCTCATTTGAGTCGGCAACTGCCGTCCCGATGACGATGCTCATGGCGGTAACAGCGATTATAGCAGTCACCGTACTATTTATCGGCGCAATGCGCATCACCAATCCGGTATTCCTGCATGACAGCAGTGACGCGGTTGTCCTCCACTAA
- a CDS encoding ATP-grasp domain-containing protein: protein MSVTGTPVALLYQAQQPPARNGILKPMKPGGYSDSGADIAYALREKQIPVSTPVIHPQLAIDLDWVFPDTEAGIRHALAKGAQVLWLNTILYNGHPVEPFLKKGIAAVGQLPRNTDLYDDKWTTNKLLQRNNLPIPPAILINKDNLHDYQLNFSFPVVVKPIRGRGSEGVHVIHTAAALDEMLDIMFREDKYGSAVYVEKYLTGKELTITVMPPGKYKINDICQEKINYWSLPPVERFNHHDGVAPYNGTIAVVNNSRVLDDASLQSSAIITLCKQCESAAALVGARAPVRIDCRQDEQGKYFLFDLNMKPNMTGASRPHRMDQDSLSALAARKIGWTFPDLLENMLRQQWRFIKV, encoded by the coding sequence ATGTCAGTAACCGGTACCCCCGTCGCACTGCTTTATCAGGCGCAACAACCACCAGCGAGAAACGGCATCCTCAAGCCCATGAAACCCGGAGGCTATTCAGACAGCGGAGCGGATATCGCCTATGCTCTACGCGAGAAACAAATACCGGTTAGTACCCCTGTGATCCACCCTCAGCTCGCCATAGACCTTGACTGGGTGTTTCCGGATACTGAAGCGGGTATACGTCATGCTCTCGCCAAGGGCGCACAGGTGTTATGGCTGAATACCATCCTGTATAACGGCCATCCTGTAGAGCCCTTTTTGAAAAAAGGCATCGCTGCTGTAGGACAATTGCCGCGGAATACCGACCTCTATGATGATAAATGGACGACCAACAAACTGCTTCAGCGAAACAACCTTCCCATTCCGCCTGCAATCCTGATCAATAAGGATAACCTGCACGATTACCAGTTGAATTTCTCCTTCCCTGTGGTGGTAAAACCCATTAGGGGCAGAGGAAGCGAAGGCGTTCATGTAATACATACCGCCGCCGCATTAGATGAAATGCTGGATATTATGTTCAGAGAAGACAAATACGGAAGTGCCGTGTATGTGGAAAAGTATCTTACCGGAAAGGAACTGACCATTACAGTCATGCCACCGGGTAAGTATAAGATCAATGACATCTGCCAGGAGAAGATCAATTACTGGAGCCTCCCCCCCGTAGAGCGGTTCAATCACCATGATGGTGTAGCTCCCTACAATGGTACCATAGCAGTGGTGAATAACAGCAGGGTACTGGACGATGCATCATTGCAATCATCCGCCATTATCACTTTATGTAAACAATGTGAATCTGCTGCGGCTTTAGTCGGCGCAAGAGCACCTGTAAGAATTGACTGCCGCCAGGATGAACAGGGGAAATATTTCCTGTTTGACCTGAATATGAAACCCAATATGACTGGTGCATCCCGTCCACACAGAATGGATCAGGACAGCCTGTCAGCGCTGGCTGCACGTAAGATAGGCTGGACATTCCCTGACCTGCTTGAAAACATGCTGCGCCAACAATGGCGGTTTATAAAAGTATAA